The following coding sequences lie in one Musa acuminata AAA Group cultivar baxijiao chromosome BXJ3-1, Cavendish_Baxijiao_AAA, whole genome shotgun sequence genomic window:
- the LOC135628944 gene encoding uncharacterized protein LOC135628944: protein MEETLDLHPTRPSSSCSTTACRGLFTATELAAAELLVQLSGSSASFSAAATAEDRASSSSPRSVNARPPPETTILPENEEEEETGPWRRNRRYRPIADLYAVTLPAVKRCGDKRRERKRRMKEN, encoded by the coding sequence ATGGAGGAAACCCTCGATCTCCACCCGACGCGACCGTCCTCCTCCTGCTCCACCACCGCCTGCCGCGGCCTCTTCACCGCCACCGAGCTCGCCGCAGCGGAGCTGCTCGTCCAACTCAGCGGCAGCAGCGCCTCCTTCTCCGCCGCCGCGACAGCGGAGGATCGCGCCTCGTCGTCGTCCCCCCGGTCCGTGAACGCGCGGCCGCCGCCCGAAACAACGATCCTTCCTGAgaacgaggaagaagaggagacgggGCCGTGGAGGAGGAATCGGCGGTACCGCCCGATCGCCGACCTTTACGCGGTCACGCTCCCCGCCGTGAAGAGGTGCGGCGACAAGCGGCGTGAAAGGAAGAGAAGGATGAAGGAGAATTAA
- the LOC103998800 gene encoding probable aquaporin PIP2-6, whose amino-acid sequence MTDEVRVVTEHPPAPLFDVGELKLWSFYRALIAEFVATLLFLYVLVATVIGHKAESLGNHCGGVGLLGIAWAVGGMIFLLVYCTAGISGGHINPAVTFGLLLGRKVSVLRAVSYMVAQCAGAICGVGIARAIMKHQFDAFGGGTNVVALCYSNGAALGAEIIGTFVLVYTVFTATDPTRNARDSHVPVLAPLSIGFAVFLVHLATIPITGTGINPARSLGAAVIYNRRKAWNDQSSKVPPPYLASPFPLLQWIFWVGPFIGAAAAALYHEYVLKSAAIKAFRRSTATPEASAPRPPPP is encoded by the exons ATGACGGACGAAGTAAGGGTAGTGACGGAGCACCCACCAGCGCCACTCTTCGACGTGGGGGAGCTCAAGCTCTGGTCCTTCTATCGTGCTCTCATCGCTGAGTTCGTTGCCACCCTCCTGTTCCTCTATGTCCTCGTGGCCACCGTCATCGGCCACAAAGCCGAGTCTCTAGGCAACCACTGCGGCGGCGTCGGCCTCCTTGGGATCGCTTGGGCTGTCGGCGGCATGATCTTTCTTCTCGTCTACTGCACCGCCGGCATCTCTG GTGGACACATCAACCCGGCCGTCACATTTGGTCTTCTCCTAGGTCGAAAGGTGTCGGTGTTGCGGGCGGTGTCGTACATGGTGGCGCAGTGTGCGGGCGCCATATGCGGCGTCGGAATCGCGAGGGCTATAATGAAACACCAGTTCGATGCTTTCGGCGGCGGGACTAACGTGGTGGCCTTATGCTACTCCAACGGTGCTGCGCTTGGCGCTGAGATCATCGGCACCTTCGTGCTCGTCTACACCGTCTTCACTGCCACCGACCCCACGCGCAACGCCCGTGACTCCCACGTTCCG GTGTTGGCGCCTCTATCGATTGGCTTTGCGGTGTTTTTGGTGCACTTGGCGACGATTCCGATCACAGGCACAGGTATCAACCCGGCAAGGAGCCTCGGAGCTGCTGTCATTTACAACAGACGGAAGGCATGGAATGATCAG AGTTCAAAGGTACCCCCACCTTATCTGGCTTCTCCATTCCCTTTGCTGCAGTGGATCTTCTGGGTGGGTCCCTTCATCGGAGCTGCGGCCGCCGCGCTGTACCACGAGTACGTGTTGAAGTCAGCGGCTATCAAGGCCTTCCGCAGGAGCACCGCAACACCTGAAGCATcagctcctcgtcctcctcctccgtga